The Staphylococcus sp. KG4-3 genome has a window encoding:
- the bla gene encoding class A beta-lactamase has product MFTLILAHLTHYNSASASELKHIEQENDVTIGVYGMNTDNGKVYKHNSDERFAFASTYKAIASGVLLNNVPNGKLNKKIKINERDIVAYSPVTEKYIGKTMSLKSLVQASMLQSDNTANNKIIHEIGGIEGFNNELQGLGDYISKPQRLEPDLNDYDPTKIADTTTPRAAATTLHKLLASNQMDKDNQALLKQVMIENETGDSLIKAGVPKQYIVGDKSGQGLTYGTRNDLAFIYTDKHRKPIILAVYTKQAQKNAKPDDKIIAAAAEEAIKKLK; this is encoded by the coding sequence ATGTTTACATTGATATTAGCACATTTAACGCATTATAATAGCGCATCTGCGAGTGAGCTTAAACATATTGAACAAGAGAATGATGTCACTATAGGTGTTTACGGTATGAATACTGATAATGGTAAAGTATACAAACATAACTCAGATGAAAGATTTGCATTTGCCTCTACCTATAAAGCCATTGCGAGTGGGGTTTTACTCAATAATGTGCCTAACGGTAAGCTTAATAAAAAGATAAAAATTAATGAACGAGATATTGTTGCGTATTCTCCAGTTACCGAAAAATACATAGGTAAAACAATGTCATTGAAAAGTTTAGTACAGGCATCTATGCTCCAAAGTGATAACACTGCAAATAATAAGATTATACATGAAATTGGCGGCATTGAAGGGTTTAACAATGAACTTCAAGGCCTAGGAGATTATATTTCAAAACCTCAAAGGTTAGAACCAGATTTAAATGATTACGATCCAACTAAAATTGCTGATACTACGACTCCAAGAGCAGCAGCAACAACCTTGCATAAATTGTTAGCTAGCAACCAAATGGATAAAGACAATCAAGCGTTATTAAAACAAGTTATGATTGAAAATGAAACTGGTGATAGTTTGATAAAAGCTGGTGTGCCTAAACAATATATTGTTGGAGATAAGAGTGGCCAAGGTTTAACTTATGGAACACGCAATGATTTAGCATTCATATATACTGATAAACATAGAAAGCCAATTATTTTAGCAGTTTATACGAAACAAGCTCAAAAAAACGCGAAACCTGATGACAAAATCATCGCAGCAGCAGCGGAAGAAGCAATTAAAAAATTGAAGTGA
- a CDS encoding LysR family transcriptional regulator codes for MEIKQMKYFVEVVKNGGMTQASEHLYIAQSTISKNIKSIEDEFSITLFDRRKKHIILTDIGQIFYDKCVEALAVLDDLSLEMGDVTNLERGHIRVGISAIMNVRLFTESLNEFHNKYPNVTYEVIEGGGKAVESYLNSDEIDVGITTLPVDDDIYHAVPLYNEKLLLVVDKNAELAKYSSVYLGDLKSEKFIMFHDDYYLKDQIIESCRKVGFHPKTVAKMSQITFIENMIRDGIGVSILPESIVRILNDDVVGIEITGADAAWNLGLIWKKDSYMNHVTHEWIQFLTDYN; via the coding sequence ATGGAAATTAAGCAAATGAAGTATTTTGTGGAAGTTGTGAAAAATGGTGGTATGACACAGGCATCGGAACATCTTTATATCGCGCAGTCTACAATTAGTAAGAATATCAAAAGTATTGAAGATGAATTTAGTATTACTTTATTCGATAGACGAAAAAAGCACATTATACTGACAGATATTGGTCAAATATTTTATGATAAGTGCGTGGAAGCTTTGGCTGTACTGGATGATTTGTCGCTAGAAATGGGGGACGTCACAAACTTAGAACGAGGACATATTCGTGTTGGTATTTCTGCTATTATGAATGTTCGTTTATTTACAGAAAGTTTAAATGAATTTCATAATAAATATCCAAATGTAACGTATGAAGTGATAGAAGGTGGTGGAAAAGCTGTTGAATCTTATTTGAATAGCGACGAAATTGACGTTGGTATTACTACGTTGCCTGTAGATGATGATATTTACCATGCAGTACCTTTATATAACGAAAAGTTATTACTAGTGGTCGATAAAAATGCTGAGTTAGCGAAATACTCATCTGTGTATCTAGGGGATTTGAAGAGTGAAAAATTTATCATGTTTCATGATGATTATTATTTAAAAGACCAGATTATCGAAAGTTGTAGGAAAGTTGGCTTTCATCCGAAAACAGTAGCAAAAATGTCACAAATTACTTTTATAGAAAATATGATTCGAGATGGAATTGGTGTGAGTATTTTGCCTGAGAGTATTGTACGCATTTTGAATGATGACGTTGTTGGCATTGAAATTACTGGGGCTGATGCTGCATGGAATTTAGGTTTGATTTGGAAAAAAGATAGTTATATGAACCATGTAACACATGAATGGATTCAATTTTTAACAGATTACAACTAA
- a CDS encoding LacI family DNA-binding transcriptional regulator translates to MAVTLKDVAEACGVSYSTVSKALKNSQLVKPKTKQMIQQKAVEMNYIPNHSARALVSKKSGTIGLIWPSVDRVAVTHLITEINLAIKSLGYVMFVSIDDVAAASKKFVEFGCDGIVIFDEGDDSNLPPEIYNNVPVVAYGVDRTIPYPIINVNHAEAMVLAIKGLLAKGIDTIDYIGDINTTDARQIAKKEAIVNYCENNNVTYRIIDSNGLNAIDAEAAVKQFLNNEALSSGVICGSYDITVGTINAMDSNQQPIIYSYDNIPQIKKLDYPVQAIGVPTAEIAQQIVTTLDQVIKGEPTESAYHLHPSTSNED, encoded by the coding sequence ATGGCTGTGACTTTAAAAGATGTTGCCGAAGCCTGTGGTGTCAGCTATTCCACAGTCAGTAAAGCATTAAAAAATTCCCAATTAGTTAAACCAAAAACAAAACAAATGATTCAACAAAAAGCGGTTGAGATGAATTATATCCCAAATCATTCTGCAAGAGCACTTGTTTCTAAAAAAAGTGGCACAATTGGATTAATCTGGCCATCTGTGGATCGTGTTGCTGTAACACATCTCATTACAGAAATTAATTTAGCTATTAAATCATTAGGTTATGTTATGTTTGTGTCAATCGATGATGTTGCTGCTGCTTCAAAAAAATTTGTTGAATTTGGCTGTGACGGTATTGTAATCTTCGATGAAGGCGACGACTCTAACCTACCTCCAGAAATATATAACAATGTGCCTGTGGTTGCTTATGGTGTTGACCGTACAATTCCCTACCCTATTATTAACGTAAATCACGCAGAAGCTATGGTCTTAGCAATAAAAGGATTGCTTGCTAAAGGCATCGATACAATAGACTATATTGGTGACATCAATACAACAGACGCTCGACAAATTGCTAAAAAAGAAGCCATTGTAAATTACTGCGAAAACAACAATGTTACCTACCGAATTATCGATTCTAACGGATTGAACGCAATAGATGCTGAAGCTGCGGTCAAACAATTTTTAAATAACGAAGCACTCTCTTCTGGTGTCATTTGCGGGAGCTATGATATTACGGTAGGTACGATTAATGCTATGGATTCAAATCAACAACCTATAATTTATTCTTATGACAATATTCCACAAATAAAAAAATTGGATTACCCAGTTCAAGCTATAGGTGTACCGACTGCTGAAATTGCACAGCAAATTGTCACAACTTTAGATCAAGTTATCAAAGGTGAACCTACAGAATCTGCGTATCACCTACATCCTTCTACAAGCAATGAAGACTAA
- the eda gene encoding bifunctional 4-hydroxy-2-oxoglutarate aldolase/2-dehydro-3-deoxy-phosphogluconate aldolase has protein sequence MNSVETMKVIQQEQHIAVMRTDDAESFLDIAHTIIDKGLNVIEVTLTTPNGIDIIGELSKREDALIGAGTVLDSVSARNAILNGAKFIVSPSFDKETAKMANLYDVPYIPGCMTVKEMVESLRYGCKVLKLFPATQFSPKSIKDFKGPLPQIEIVPTGGVSKDNHQEWLDAGSFAVGIGSEITKIYQQQGKVGLMDYVDELKSEG, from the coding sequence ATGAATTCCGTAGAGACAATGAAAGTAATTCAACAAGAACAACATATTGCGGTGATGCGTACTGATGATGCTGAATCATTTTTAGATATTGCGCATACAATCATAGATAAGGGTCTTAATGTTATTGAAGTAACGTTAACAACTCCGAATGGCATCGATATTATTGGTGAGTTATCAAAGAGAGAAGATGCGCTTATTGGTGCTGGCACAGTATTAGATAGCGTGTCTGCACGTAATGCCATTTTAAATGGTGCCAAATTTATAGTAAGTCCATCTTTTGATAAAGAGACGGCGAAAATGGCTAATCTATATGATGTACCTTATATTCCTGGATGTATGACTGTTAAAGAAATGGTCGAATCTTTACGATACGGTTGCAAAGTATTGAAACTATTTCCTGCGACACAGTTTTCTCCAAAATCTATAAAAGATTTTAAAGGACCTCTACCTCAAATTGAAATTGTTCCTACAGGAGGGGTTAGTAAAGATAATCATCAAGAATGGTTAGACGCAGGAAGCTTTGCGGTCGGTATCGGAAGTGAAATTACAAAAATTTATCAACAACAAGGTAAAGTAGGTTTAATGGATTATGTAGATGAATTAAAAAGCGAGGGGTAA
- a CDS encoding sugar kinase: MTVFGFGEVLLRYTPPNYEQLKDTHTFDVNVGGAELNALITLAEFGHKTEMLTVLPQHALSHIALQKMYQTRVGTEFVKQQQGRIGTYYMEESFGYRSGKVIYDREYSTFAQHGNTVIDGLATQSGDFFIFTGITLAVNKAIREQIVSVVTELKAQGTKIVFDINFRSNLWTKAEALPVIQSVLPLVDVLFFGKKDATHLLETNDEYDDIETCAKTIQKRFDIDLMASSNRDIEQSTLQGIALAGEKFISGKAYPYTVLNRIGAGDAFMAGFLHGLAKGWQLNAITDFATKCSVIQHTTNKDALNIEESAVHNLSSHFGELKR; this comes from the coding sequence ATGACGGTATTTGGATTTGGTGAAGTGTTACTACGCTATACTCCGCCTAATTATGAACAGCTTAAAGATACACATACATTTGACGTAAATGTCGGCGGCGCAGAATTGAATGCGCTCATTACATTAGCAGAATTTGGTCATAAAACAGAGATGTTAACGGTGTTACCACAACATGCACTGAGTCACATAGCATTACAAAAAATGTATCAAACACGTGTAGGTACTGAATTCGTGAAACAACAGCAAGGTAGAATAGGGACTTATTACATGGAAGAAAGTTTTGGTTATAGAAGCGGAAAAGTTATATATGATCGTGAGTATTCTACATTTGCGCAACATGGAAACACAGTTATCGACGGCTTAGCTACACAAAGTGGCGATTTCTTCATCTTCACAGGTATTACATTAGCTGTTAATAAGGCTATTCGTGAGCAAATTGTATCAGTAGTTACAGAATTAAAAGCACAAGGTACTAAAATTGTATTTGATATTAATTTCCGTAGCAATTTATGGACAAAAGCAGAGGCATTACCGGTAATTCAATCTGTATTACCACTTGTAGATGTATTGTTCTTTGGCAAGAAAGACGCTACTCACTTGTTAGAAACGAATGACGAATATGATGATATTGAAACTTGTGCTAAGACAATACAAAAGCGATTTGATATAGATTTAATGGCTTCCAGTAATCGAGATATTGAACAAAGTACATTGCAAGGAATTGCACTAGCTGGTGAAAAATTCATAAGTGGTAAAGCATATCCATATACCGTACTTAACCGTATTGGAGCTGGCGATGCGTTTATGGCTGGATTTTTACATGGTCTAGCAAAGGGATGGCAATTAAATGCTATAACTGATTTTGCTACAAAATGCTCAGTGATACAACATACGACAAATAAAGATGCATTAAATATAGAAGAAAGTGCAGTTCATAACCTGTCGTCGCACTTTGGTGAACTGAAACGTTAA
- a CDS encoding TRAP transporter substrate-binding protein, whose translation MKKFLALFVSVFFLAGMLVIVLSDSKVSAESKKKEIMLAHNQPTEHPVHKSLEIFKDRLEKESHGQIKVNIYPNGQLGSEREAIEMTQTNAIQMTKVSAGALESFSPTYSLFNMPYLFESQDSYRHVMQKQSVQDAFFKSTADKGFLGITYYDAGMRNLYTKDKKVETSKDLKGLKTRVQPSKTSVDLIKSLGGTPTPMDFGEVYTAMQSGVIDAGENNETALTSNNHGEVAKHYYYTEHAIVPDILIINKETYDSFSKEQQQWLKDAAAYSTDKHETIWDNAIEDSKKTAKEKMGVKFHNVDKSSFKASSKPLQDEFKKNPDTKADYKLIEKEEQRYEESKDNH comes from the coding sequence ATGAAAAAATTTTTAGCTCTGTTTGTAAGCGTATTCTTTTTAGCTGGCATGTTAGTTATTGTGTTATCAGATTCTAAAGTTAGCGCAGAAAGTAAGAAAAAAGAAATTATGTTAGCGCATAATCAGCCAACCGAACATCCAGTACACAAATCACTTGAGATTTTTAAAGATAGATTAGAAAAAGAATCCCATGGACAGATAAAAGTTAATATATATCCAAATGGACAATTAGGTAGTGAACGTGAAGCTATAGAAATGACACAAACAAACGCAATACAGATGACTAAGGTTTCAGCAGGGGCATTAGAAAGTTTTTCTCCAACGTACTCCTTGTTTAATATGCCTTATTTATTTGAGTCGCAAGATAGTTATCGACATGTGATGCAAAAACAATCTGTACAAGATGCATTTTTTAAATCAACTGCTGATAAAGGATTTTTAGGTATTACTTATTACGATGCAGGCATGCGTAATCTCTATACAAAAGATAAAAAAGTTGAAACAAGTAAGGATTTAAAAGGGCTAAAAACTCGTGTGCAGCCTAGTAAAACAAGCGTCGATTTAATTAAATCTCTTGGCGGTACGCCTACACCTATGGATTTTGGAGAGGTGTACACTGCAATGCAATCAGGTGTGATTGATGCTGGGGAGAATAACGAAACAGCATTAACAAGTAATAATCATGGTGAGGTTGCTAAACATTATTACTATACGGAGCATGCCATAGTTCCAGACATACTAATAATAAATAAAGAAACCTACGACAGTTTTTCTAAAGAACAACAACAGTGGCTTAAAGATGCAGCGGCTTATTCAACTGACAAACATGAAACGATTTGGGATAACGCGATTGAGGATAGTAAGAAAACAGCTAAAGAAAAAATGGGTGTGAAATTCCATAACGTAGATAAATCATCATTCAAAGCGTCTTCAAAACCTTTACAAGATGAATTTAAAAAGAATCCAGACACTAAAGCGGATTATAAATTAATCGAAAAGGAGGAACAACGCTATGAAGAAAGCAAAGACAATCATTGA
- a CDS encoding TRAP transporter small permease, with amino-acid sequence MKKAKTIIDKLLLTLAGIALFVMVILSIYQVLTRFIFNSPSTVSEEIVRFLLIWFGLLSASYVFGIKQHIAILFIREKLPQKIQLIMEKISDIILIIVALVLMIWGGYEVVKLTWLQIAPSTGLSMAVMYSALPVSGLFIIFYAIYNLLDKQELATVQEANKEDGGERI; translated from the coding sequence ATGAAGAAAGCAAAGACAATCATTGATAAATTATTGCTAACTTTAGCTGGTATTGCCCTTTTCGTAATGGTTATCCTGTCGATTTACCAAGTGTTGACACGTTTTATCTTTAATAGTCCAAGTACTGTAAGTGAAGAAATAGTAAGATTTTTACTAATTTGGTTTGGATTACTAAGTGCAAGTTATGTGTTCGGTATCAAACAGCATATAGCTATATTATTTATCCGTGAAAAATTACCACAGAAAATACAATTAATAATGGAAAAAATTTCGGATATTATTTTAATTATTGTAGCACTGGTTCTTATGATTTGGGGCGGTTATGAGGTAGTTAAATTAACATGGTTACAAATAGCACCTTCAACTGGTTTATCAATGGCTGTGATGTATAGCGCACTTCCTGTTTCTGGTTTGTTTATTATTTTTTATGCTATATATAACCTGTTAGATAAACAAGAATTAGCGACAGTCCAAGAAGCTAATAAGGAAGATGGAGGTGAGCGTATATGA
- a CDS encoding TRAP transporter large permease, translated as MTIMAGLVLFITFFFFLLFGLPIALAIILSSLITLLMILPFDVTIVTAAQRMVTGIDDFTMLAIPLFVLAGIIMNNGGIAFRLVNFAKVLVGRLPGSLAHTNIVGNMLFGSISGSSVAAAAAMGRIMGPMEEKQGYRKEYSAAANIASAPSGLLIPPSSLLIVYSLVSGGTSIAALFIAGYIPGILWGIACMIIAFIMAKKQGYKVSESIGWRDKLFLTLDALPSLLLIVVVIGGIVSGIFTATEGAAVAVLYSTILSLIYKSLSLKQIPNVIKETAEISGMILFLITASALFSLVMSYTGLPEAISNGIISMTDNPIILLLLINVILLVIGTFMDITPAVLIFTPIFLPISEVLGIDPIHFGIIIAFNLCIGNITPPVGSALFVGASVGGVRVEAVFKYLVPYFIALIILMLFITFIPELSLFLPKLLGL; from the coding sequence ATGACAATAATGGCAGGTTTAGTATTGTTTATAACTTTTTTCTTCTTCCTATTATTCGGTTTGCCTATTGCACTAGCGATTATTTTGAGTTCGCTCATCACGTTGTTAATGATTTTACCATTTGATGTGACCATAGTGACGGCAGCGCAACGTATGGTTACAGGTATTGACGATTTTACGATGCTCGCCATACCACTATTCGTTTTGGCAGGTATCATAATGAACAATGGCGGCATTGCATTTAGGTTAGTTAACTTTGCAAAAGTGCTTGTAGGTCGTTTGCCTGGGTCATTAGCGCATACCAATATTGTTGGCAACATGTTGTTTGGTTCAATCTCAGGATCAAGCGTAGCAGCCGCAGCAGCAATGGGGCGCATCATGGGACCTATGGAAGAAAAACAAGGATATAGAAAAGAATACTCGGCAGCTGCTAATATTGCCTCGGCGCCATCAGGTTTATTGATTCCACCGAGTTCATTACTCATTGTTTACTCGCTTGTGAGTGGAGGTACATCGATTGCTGCATTATTTATAGCTGGTTATATACCAGGGATTTTGTGGGGCATTGCATGTATGATAATAGCTTTTATTATGGCGAAAAAACAAGGATATAAAGTGTCCGAAAGTATTGGTTGGAGAGATAAATTGTTTTTAACATTAGATGCTTTGCCGAGTTTGTTATTAATTGTCGTTGTTATTGGCGGTATCGTTTCAGGCATATTTACTGCGACTGAGGGCGCAGCTGTAGCCGTACTTTATTCGACTATATTATCGCTTATTTATAAAAGTTTATCATTGAAACAAATTCCTAATGTGATAAAAGAGACTGCAGAGATAAGTGGGATGATATTGTTCTTAATTACTGCTTCTGCATTGTTCTCACTTGTTATGAGTTATACGGGGTTACCTGAAGCTATTTCAAATGGCATTATTTCTATGACTGATAATCCAATCATTTTATTACTATTAATAAATGTCATTTTACTGGTAATCGGCACATTTATGGATATCACGCCAGCTGTATTAATATTTACGCCGATATTTTTACCAATTTCAGAAGTTTTAGGTATAGACCCAATTCATTTTGGGATTATTATCGCTTTTAACTTATGCATTGGTAACATCACACCACCAGTAGGTAGTGCATTATTTGTAGGTGCAAGTGTTGGCGGCGTACGTGTAGAAGCAGTATTTAAATATTTAGTACCATATTTCATCGCATTAATTATCTTGATGCTATTTATAACATTTATCCCAGAACTTTCATTATTCCTTCCTAAATTATTAGGATTATAG
- the uxaC gene encoding glucuronate isomerase, which produces MSLITDDFLLNNKTAVKLYEKAKDLPIYDFHCHLDPKEIYENKNYENITQLWLGGDHYKWRLMRAYGIEEAYITGNADDFDKFQAFMHMLPYSIVNPMYHWCALELKRYFNEDTDLDKVNIKKLYKSLNRKLAKTSHTPQNLIKQSNVKVVCTTDDPCDDLKYHQLLNEDKKVTFKVCPTFRPDSYVFLSSATVQEKITKLDEATDCDINNLNNYIEALKARVHYFDRQGARSSDQSFEKTPLMTASSEEANTIFETLVSGQSVSETEQYELAGYILTEISKVYHELNWVVQFHLGPTRNNNTNMYDKVGPDSGFDSVGEQLSAKRLNAMLDHLEQHQALSDTIIYPNNGNDHLMVQATAGNFSNSEHKVQLGAAWWFNDTKEGMERHLVDYANVGLLSKFVGMLTDSRSMISYTRHEYFRRILCNFLGEKIEKGEIALSPSTIDQMVKDICYNNAVNLFKIEGVKEE; this is translated from the coding sequence ATGTCATTAATTACTGATGATTTTTTACTAAACAATAAAACAGCAGTGAAGTTATATGAAAAGGCGAAAGATTTACCTATTTATGATTTCCATTGTCATTTAGACCCTAAAGAAATTTATGAAAATAAAAATTATGAGAATATTACGCAGCTTTGGCTAGGGGGAGATCATTATAAATGGCGGTTAATGAGGGCCTACGGTATTGAAGAAGCATATATCACTGGTAATGCAGATGACTTTGATAAATTCCAAGCATTTATGCATATGTTGCCATATTCAATCGTTAATCCGATGTACCATTGGTGTGCACTTGAATTAAAACGTTATTTTAATGAGGATACTGATTTAGATAAAGTAAATATAAAAAAACTTTATAAATCATTAAACCGTAAATTAGCTAAGACGTCACACACACCACAGAATTTAATAAAGCAAAGTAATGTGAAAGTTGTATGTACGACAGATGACCCATGTGACGATTTGAAATATCATCAATTATTAAATGAAGATAAAAAAGTAACATTCAAGGTGTGTCCTACATTTAGACCGGATAGCTATGTATTTTTAAGTAGTGCCACAGTGCAAGAAAAAATAACTAAATTAGATGAAGCGACTGATTGTGACATTAATAACTTAAATAATTATATCGAAGCATTGAAAGCACGTGTGCATTACTTTGATAGACAAGGAGCTAGAAGTTCGGATCAAAGTTTTGAAAAAACACCATTAATGACTGCTTCGTCTGAAGAAGCTAATACGATATTTGAAACATTAGTAAGTGGTCAAAGTGTTTCAGAAACTGAACAATATGAATTAGCCGGCTATATTTTAACAGAAATTAGTAAAGTCTATCACGAATTAAATTGGGTAGTGCAATTCCACTTAGGTCCTACAAGAAATAATAATACAAATATGTATGACAAAGTAGGCCCAGATAGTGGTTTCGATAGTGTTGGAGAACAACTCAGCGCAAAAAGGTTAAATGCTATGCTAGACCATCTTGAGCAACATCAGGCACTTTCAGACACTATTATATACCCTAATAATGGAAATGATCATTTAATGGTCCAAGCGACTGCTGGTAACTTTTCAAATAGTGAACACAAAGTACAGTTAGGTGCAGCATGGTGGTTTAATGATACTAAAGAAGGCATGGAACGTCACCTAGTAGATTATGCCAACGTTGGTTTATTGTCTAAATTTGTCGGCATGTTAACAGACTCTCGTAGCATGATTTCTTATACACGACACGAGTATTTTAGAAGAATATTATGTAATTTCTTGGGAGAAAAGATTGAAAAAGGAGAAATTGCATTATCACCATCGACAATTGATCAAATGGTGAAAGATATTTGCTATAACAATGCAGTTAATTTATTCAAAATTGAAGGAGTTAAGGAGGAATAA
- a CDS encoding mannonate dehydratase, translated as MELSFRWYGEDDPVTLKNIKQIPDMKQIVTAIYDIPVGEVWTSERISQLKQSIEAEGLKFEVVESLPVSEKIKMGTTERDALIENYKISLKNLAANGVKTVTYNFMPVFDWTRSQLDYELEDGSNTLIYKHDQLKDIDPLTTDLNLPGWDESYSRAEMNQLITTYREMSDEQLWANLKYFLDAVLPTAIEHDIDLAIHPDDPPWSIFGIPRIIKNNDSYRQLLAINDSKHNGICFCTGSLGSLAENDLPTMIREFGTHIHFVHMRNVKRLDEFSFVETGHLSKNGSVDMKAVVEALRDIEYKGTIRPDHGRMIWGETGKAGYGLFDRALGATYINGLIEGVSK; from the coding sequence ATGGAATTATCATTTCGCTGGTACGGGGAAGATGACCCCGTGACTTTAAAAAATATTAAACAAATACCAGATATGAAGCAAATTGTTACGGCGATTTATGATATACCAGTTGGTGAAGTTTGGACTTCCGAAAGAATCTCTCAGTTAAAACAATCTATTGAAGCGGAAGGCTTAAAATTTGAAGTGGTAGAAAGTCTTCCGGTTAGTGAAAAAATTAAAATGGGGACGACGGAACGCGACGCTTTAATTGAAAATTATAAAATATCATTGAAAAATTTAGCAGCTAATGGCGTTAAAACAGTCACATATAATTTTATGCCTGTATTTGATTGGACTCGTTCACAGCTAGACTACGAACTTGAAGATGGATCTAATACATTAATTTATAAACACGATCAGTTGAAAGACATCGACCCTTTAACAACAGATTTGAATTTGCCGGGATGGGACGAAAGTTATTCGAGAGCAGAGATGAATCAACTCATTACAACCTATCGTGAAATGTCAGATGAACAATTGTGGGCAAACTTAAAATATTTCTTAGACGCAGTGTTACCAACTGCAATTGAGCACGATATTGATTTAGCGATTCATCCGGACGATCCACCATGGTCAATCTTTGGTATTCCTCGTATTATTAAGAATAATGACAGTTATAGACAATTACTAGCAATAAATGATAGTAAACATAATGGCATCTGCTTCTGTACTGGATCTCTGGGTTCCTTAGCTGAGAATGATTTACCAACTATGATTCGGGAATTTGGTACGCATATTCATTTTGTGCATATGCGTAATGTAAAACGCTTAGATGAATTTTCATTCGTTGAAACAGGCCACTTATCTAAAAATGGATCTGTAGATATGAAAGCAGTTGTAGAAGCATTAAGAGATATAGAATATAAAGGCACAATCAGACCAGATCATGGACGTATGATTTGGGGAGAAACAGGGAAAGCGGGCTATGGATTGTTCGATAGAGCATTAGGAGCAACATATATTAATGGTTTAATTGAAGGAGTGAGTAAATAA